The segment GGCGAAAAGTTTATTACTGCCTGGAAACTTTTATTGGATGATAATATTCTGCGTCATATACaaaaggattaaaaaaaatactaactgTAATAACAAATCCAATAAAATGTGtgatatttgcaaaaaaaccATTATGTGGGTATTGGaatcaatcaaaaatatatatttgtcaaaGTCCTAATTCGCATGGTCCAACTATTGaaatgaagatattttagtGCTTGTGATGCAGTGTAAAATCCATGCATCCAGAAAACATATCATATGTACAATGGTtcgattttgttttacttatatgaaattaaaaacaaaatccttTGACTTTACCTTATTGCGTTGATTGTTGCATGTCAAGTTAGAGAGTATTCCAGCAGCACAAGTCACAATGTTGACATCAGTCGAAGCGAGCACCTGCACTAGGCTTGACAGCAGAGCTTCCAAACCTTCCAcctgaaattaataatcatgAGGTGTTATATTCAAGAGATAACAAACCAAGCAATGGTACGGGCCCAAAGACCCGTGTAACATGACTTGAATTCCAAATGTGGTGAAGgagatatatattactatactaaatttattaattacttctaTAACTTGTTTCTTAtcgacttttttaaattaaaataagcatattgaaaaacattaaGCTCTTTGAACGCCTATATAAGTGTAAATATGAATGGCATTTAAAGTATAACTAGAGGTGaagtgaatataaattttttgaatgcAATCTAAAGCCGAGTCACAACTGGCTGACTTTAACTGAAAACTAATAGTTATGTGGTTCGTAAAAATGACTgcaatgattaattaatttatttaacttttataatacaattgtgATTGTACAGATTAAAAACTTGCTatgcatatatgtatttcttaaaaacatgtacatataatgtaaaatcagaatgttaaaatatattgcatgTTAAATCGTTCTTGGTTTAGCTTACCTTGGTGGCAGCATCAGACAAATTTCTAAGAGTCCAAAGACAGTTTTGGACCAAACGGCCGCTTGGGTTGCCGAGGTGCATGGCGAGGGCTTGCATGCCACCAGCTTCCACTATAGCCGGCTTATTACTAGAGCATACAGACAGCACCTGtaagtaacaaaaatgatAGACTTCATAAAATCTTGAATAGttcatatatgattttattagaaGAGAATGTTACTTCGTTACTGAATAATTTTTCACGTTATAGACTGATAAATAGGCACTGCATATGTGAAGTCAGTTAAGGTAGGAATATGCCTTTAAATTTGCTACAATATCATACAGTGCCTTCACattagaaaatgtaaattgatTACAATTATTGTTTTGACTATAACATACTTCTGATGATCTAGAAAAGTACTTCtgtttgaattgaaattgCTTACCTTTTCTTAAGAATCATGTATTGGTTTGATTCCCATATACTTTTTAGgtgtttagaaatatatttgtatgtaaaaaaaaatctgttttattataatttaccttCAGAACTCTGGATGTAGTCCACAGCAACTTCTCATAGTCGTAAGAGCGCATGATACGCACAAGTTCGATCGGTCCTTGAGACGCAAGGATGATTAGCTTGGACTCTTGGTTCCCGTATGCCAAGATCTGGAGACAATCAGTCACTATAGCCAAGAACTTGACGTTATTCCTCTGCAATAAAGCAACCATCTTTTGCAGTCCCCCAGCCAAGCGCACCGCCATTTTTGAACCATCTTGGTGCAGTAAGAGATTATGGAGTGTGGTGATAGCATAGAAGAGCACCGACTCTACAGGGGAACTTAGCAACTTCACCAGAGCGGGGATACCACCGCTCTTGAAGATTGCAAGTAAACCTTGTCTGTGGTGAGACAAGTTATGCAGGGTTCCCACTGCACCTTTAGTAGTCTCCAAATCATTGCTGTTAGAGATTGCTCTAACTAAAGCGGCAACCATCTGAGGTGAATTCATGATGGCGTGACGGGACGCCTCCTTCTTGGATAGCTGATGTACCATCATAGCAGCTTGAGACACAACCACTTGGTCTTCATCATTCAAGAGTTTGATCAATTCAGGTATGGCCCtggaagttattttattactcaaaACCAATTTTCTTAGtgcattaaacaatatatagtGCAGAACAAATCATTTTCATACAAACCTTGTAGCCAAATCAGCGTCGTCCTGATAGTTAATAAGGTTAACAACAGCATGTTTAAGCATCTGAGATGGCTCAGATAGGCGTTGGACAGCAGTCGGTTGAGCGGGATCCAATTGGGTCGAAGGAATCTCTATACCTTCCTCCAAAGTCTCAGGAAACATAGCAGCGCGAACACGCTGGGACCGCGTCTGAGATAACTGCTGGTTCATATCTGTACAAGgagatatacatattatttttaaaaaattaacaaattcttaaattataaaatgttgtgatataaaactgttagtgtcctataatatatacatgtatgatGGCTTGAAGGAATTCACAAATTAGCAGATGGGTAATTCAGAAAGAAGGGACTTTCTTTTCTTGTTACCTGTTATTTTACCCTTAGTTgcaaaaaatgatttatttattcaacttaCCATCAACCTGTTCTTGAGTAAAGCCTTGGGCAAAACCCTGGTCCAGGTCAAACATGAGCTGATCTCCTTCCATTTCATCATCTTCTTTGCCAGTAAGAGACGGTACCTATGAagatacaatgaaatataaacctTTTTGAAAATCTTATTCTAAGCAGCCGCATGATAaaagtttatgaaatattgttttaatttttaatgttatataaaaaatattgctaagTTAATGATTTCAgcgttaaattatattgttttttacatcACACATTTGTTTACATAACTCATaacttacttaatttttaaataaatatttcttaataaaatcaatttttacaaataaagaaagttataaacataaaacgactatttaaataaaaatacactagAAATAATTGTGATGTTAATTTGTTGTACATAGGAAATATGAATCCCAAGTACTACATAGTGTTTGATAGAGTATCAGATTTATAAACACATACTCAATAAGAAGTTCATGAGATGAACATGTTGACTTatcattttgtaatgttttaaatgtgctgagttataacatatttacttgtataaagaattaagaaaaacCACTTTAGCATAAGAAACAAGATGAATGTTATGAAGTCTAAGACTttagcgagtattcatttataaaaactaatactttCCGATTACtatgcattattttattattttaaaaactacatactccccaTGTTTATGACATAACAATGAAGAGGATTTCTTTATGTCTGCCTGTGATCACAgttactgcaaagtaaccgagatgttgggagtatgtagtttttaaattaacacatagtaacccaaaaaaaaattaaattatttatgataagcataattaaataaatttcatcaatCAATTGATCAATAGTTCGGAAGTAATAAACACATACCTGAGTAGCTGCACCAGAATTGATACCAGAATCCACCAAGTACGAGTTCTGTTGCCACATAAGGGTCTGCTGCTCCTTACTAGGTGCCATCGGCACATCAGACCCACCATAGTTGCTATGAGACACTGTAAGCATAATTATGATTTGGTTATACTAGGTTTATaagatcaataaataaataagagtaAATACACGAGGTTAAaattgtgtaaaatattagaactaattacaatagaattttatgaagatattttttaattttactttgtatatttataatagtttttataattcccAACAATTTTGATTAGACAGACATATttcaatagtaattttatactcaaataataaatatttatcaatgatTTTAACAACTTTCATAACTACTttagaaataacaatattgaaatatgtgATGTGAGTcacaaaaatacaaactaGTTTctgtaagtaattattattattaggattatttttttttataatattacttacttGTGCGGCTCTGAGATGATGGTATCTGATAACTCATGTTTAAACGGATGCAGCGATGCACCCTGCgcctataaaaaataaactatgaaaCTAGAATACGACGCAGCCGTGACTATCGATTTATAAGCAATTTGtcaatattctaaattaaagctcaagatatacatatataaactaatatataatactgttttatgtaatgaaagaaaataaagtaataataataacaaaataaacaaagtataTAATGCCCGTGTATCAAATGAACTAAATACCACACCCGACAATTTACActaatttgtttctttataagtCTGCAAAATtgttatactaatattaaataatggaaGTTCATTACATACCTTAAGTTTTTAAGTCCTAATCAATTGATAAATCACCAGTTTAGacaaatatagtaaataaaaagcaaGTGCTTTCACCACCTTCACCTAACCTGACATTACAATATGGCGTCAACATCGGCAACCTTCGGTTGACTTCGCCCAGTCAGGACGCTGTTTATTTTACTCACTCGCTCTTTTGCTTATATTCTACTTCTATCTCtgtcctattttttttttatcatattggATGCCCTGTCAGATAAAAAACGTTCCATATCACGCATTAGAAGAACATTATCGCAATTTGTGATTGgtaaattcttttaacaagTTTATCTGACgggttatttcaataattaacttgttaaaaaacttttcataaaatgaagtcgTATTTATGATACCATTTATTTCCACGAATAATGGTCGgctttaacttatttattcttacttttatatataaagcctTACTATAATCCTCTCGTCTACCCTCAATACAATAATTGCACactgcaaagtaatcgaatTGAAAATCTAAGATATATCCTTTTATTTAAGACCATGTTActcaatattcattaaatatcacTAAAATCCCTaagtattatttcataaataatatcgtcataagtaaatgtaaaatataaaaactttattaagtatttttctaGTATTACTTCTTTACCTATtgacagttttaattttagctGTCTCATATTTCCTGACGGATTTGTAAATAACTTacgattattttgtttaagaaataatatggcgtctaatctttttaatatatcaacatACAGTCGATTTAATTTGTCAGAGAGTGAATCTGATATTCAAGTTTTTGTCAAAGAATATGGGTATcgcataaaaaaacaacttattcGTGAGGATGAGAAGGGTCTCTCGGGCTTTGTTTCTTTTGCGGAGAGAAGTTTAAGTTTAACAGAATTGACTTGGTTACGAGACAATgaagaaagattttttaagGATACTCCTAATGAGAATTTGCTACGTTTGGACTATTTGTCCGAAACTGGCTTTATTACCTCTATGATATATAGTCCTGATGGCGAATTTTTAATCGTAGGTCACTCATCTGGTCTAATTCAAGTGagaacatttaaaactattatactaTGTTTTTACCTCCATAATAGTAATAAGtctagatataattttaaacagaaagctatgtatgttatagaaaattaaattctatgtataaaatttattcctatTTACAAGGAATCCTTTTTGTTGAGCATGTAACTTAGGTAAACgaagattatattaaacctTCACTTTGCGCTTCATCGCAGTcgggtaaaaaaaaacaatcgtaCCTAAATCTAGTATCTTTAATATGGAGATATACAATGAAATCATTGCGGAATacggaaaaaatattcattcatattatgaaaatgagGAATCTCCAAAACTTTGGTATCCAATGTTTTATCAAGGTCCAAAAGAAGAGCACAATCGTTTCGCATGGATGAAAGAAAACAgtgatagatttttaaaaggcACTCGAAATGAGATATTGTTCAATCGATGGTATTGTTCCGAATTGGGCGCTATAACGGCTTTGACCTACTCGCCTAACGGAGGCCACATTATTGTAGGCCATGCGTCAGGGATGGTGCAGGTAGTATTGTTTAGTTGAGCGGTTTACTTTTTGCAGATACAGGGATTGTATTCttattgatgatttttttttgaattattattgaatgcaATGATTGattctattttaaagttattccgCTATCTAGAACTTCACATCTAAATgtgaatttataagaaatggGGCGTAcaattcattcatatattattaatatttattgtaaaataatgtcatttcAGATGCGTCATGGTACTACAGGCGTAGTTCTCTGTACTCTGCGTAACATACAATTTCCCCCGAGACCCATCTATGCTATCGAATACAGTCGTTTAGAAGAACGTGTGTGCTATGCCGCTTGCAGCGATGGTGCCATATACAGAATTGAAATACCTAATGTAGTTTATAATTGAGATAACATAATCATTATATAGAATTCTGAGCCAGATCAGTCACATTTAGATATATACTTCCGCTTTTAACAATTTCTATATCGTGTGGGTAACCACTGACAGTAAAATACAACGAGGcctgtgtatatttttaaatttaccacGAGACTTGGTATTGTTAATACATgagaatttcataaaaaaaaatcattttgttcACAATgacatgaaattttatatactcttATATATACCGACTCAATTGCTAATCTTTTTGCCTTCACGTAAATGAACTTATATCTGCACAAAACCATAATTCCGAATATGTTCTGGCCTTAAGATCATTGCTCATCAAGGTAGTAAGTACTAACACAATAAACAGATCGCAACATCAGTGGACGATCCTCCCGGGTATTGTATTCGTGCCGATCCTGCTTTGGAATGTCTTAACACACAGTTTTATGGCTCTCCTGGAATATCTTCCGCCTCTACCCCGCTTATAACACGTAAGTTTATTTTAGCTAAACAGATAAGTAATATGAAGTacttttttttgcttttattatactttatgcTTAAAATGTGAGGGaagttttaaagaataatttatggtTTGTATTCAGCAAACCaggtttttttaagttaagatGTATTATTACACACGAACGTTCAAAAACACTTGTAATAGGACTTTAACGTTAATAAATCAAACACAATTGGAGCAACTTCAATatctcttaaaaatatattcttctttAAGAATACGAGAATCAAATTACGATCCTTTGTTACGAGAACACGATCCAACATTCTGTTATTTACTTTAGAGAGATCGCCGGCTCTATCCTTGGGCATATCGGCTGATCAGGCGAAAGTCATTGTTGGGTACGCTGACGCCTCGATAAAAGTGTACGATATGGAAACTCTAGAGGTTAATAAGTatacacttatttattttaatttaacagacGTAAAGgtgatgtttgtttttttgtagtttGTACATTAGTGATGGAATTGCTCTATGCATATCTATCGATATAGCAGCGGTTGTCTGTATAATTTATGTTGGTGCGTAATATTTATGTCAGTTAATTTGGCTACATAAATTAcagaaagttaaataaattcgcTTTGTTGTTACGAGTAAAACGTCAGGTACAAtgcaatttattgttattagctttttaacattttcgGTTTCTATTCAACTTTTCATGTTCATaatgaaaattcatttttatttcgtaatattgaAGTGAAATACTTTAATCTAGaggttttatattgaaatagaaaaacattaaaaatgtataataaattatcccACCGCTCTTTCTTGCCTTTAGGCAGTTAATGTATGCTTACGCTGAAGTTAATGATTtaagtcttttatttttttctatttggtCTTTTCTAAACTCTTGAAACAAAATGTCTCAATAAGAAgtctttttcaaaattaaataactgaacagatacatatatgattattttgtttttaattaaagtcgCCCGTCCAGTTAAAAGGCtattaaattgcttttaaatgAGTCCAAAGTGTTCATTAAATTTGGTTttaccttttaaataattttcaatatttttttcatttcatttaaattttaaaccttaaattctattgtaataaaataaatgctatGGGTTTTTACATAACCAATTTGTTAAAAGGGAGAGATTTGTGAGGATTTATGGATCTTTGTTGCTCTTATACGCAAAACTACTTACtaactttacaataatgtagCTTAGACTTTACAATAAGACGTAGGCCATGCATAAATTATTCCGAAATTCCGTGTAGTTACCACAGAATCAAGGCATAATAGTTGTATTGTGCATGTACTTATGTCACGTAGACTATAGAAGTCACTACCGATTATTACCTACCACagctattgttttaatatattttacacatttcTCTCTGAGCCTAATAACGAACGCGGACGAAGACGCGGTAAAATCTAATACTATtactataacaaaaatactgtATGTTGATTTAATAACGAAAGGaaagtcaaatatttttttattttgaaattttgctATCAA is part of the Danaus plexippus chromosome 9 unlocalized genomic scaffold, MEX_DaPlex mxdp_26, whole genome shotgun sequence genome and harbors:
- the LOC116767209 gene encoding armadillo segment polarity protein isoform X3, producing the protein MSYQIPSSQSRTMSHSNYGGSDVPMAPSKEQQTLMWQQNSYLVDSGINSGAATQVPSLTGKEDDEMEGDQLMFDLDQGFAQGFTQEQVDDMNQQLSQTRSQRVRAAMFPETLEEGIEIPSTQLDPAQPTAVQRLSEPSQMLKHAVVNLINYQDDADLATRAIPELIKLLNDEDQVVVSQAAMMVHQLSKKEASRHAIMNSPQMVAALVRAISNSNDLETTKGAVGTLHNLSHHRQGLLAIFKSGGIPALVKLLSSPVESVLFYAITTLHNLLLHQDGSKMAVRLAGGLQKMVALLQRNNVKFLAIVTDCLQILAYGNQESKLIILASQGPIELVRIMRSYDYEKLLWTTSRVLKVLSVCSSNKPAIVEAGGMQALAMHLGNPSGRLVQNCLWTLRNLSDAATKVEGLEALLSSLVQVLASTDVNIVTCAAGILSNLTCNNQRNKVTVCQAGGVDALVRTVVSAGDREEITEPAVCALRHLTSRHVESEMAQNAVRLHYGLPSFFQVIVKLLQPPSRWPLVKAVVGLVRNLALCPANHAPLREHGAVHHLVRLLLRAFNDTQRQRTSVTGGGGAGGAYADGVRMEEIVEGAVGALHILAREGLNRTLIRQQNVIPIFVQLLFNEIENIQRVAAGVLCELAADKEGAEMIEAEGATAPLTELLHSRNEGVATYAAAVLFRMSEDKPHDYKKRLSMELTNSLFRDDHQMWPSDLAMQPDLQDMLGPEQGYEGLYGTRPSFHQQA
- the LOC116767209 gene encoding armadillo segment polarity protein isoform X1, with protein sequence MSYQIPSSQSRTMSHSNYGGSDVPMAPSKEQQTLMWQQNSYLVDSGINSGAATQVPSLTGKEDDEMEGDQLMFDLDQGFAQGFTQEQVDDMNQQLSQTRSQRVRAAMFPETLEEGIEIPSTQLDPAQPTAVQRLSEPSQMLKHAVVNLINYQDDADLATRAIPELIKLLNDEDQVVVSQAAMMVHQLSKKEASRHAIMNSPQMVAALVRAISNSNDLETTKGAVGTLHNLSHHRQGLLAIFKSGGIPALVKLLSSPVESVLFYAITTLHNLLLHQDGSKMAVRLAGGLQKMVALLQRNNVKFLAIVTDCLQILAYGNQESKLIILASQGPIELVRIMRSYDYEKLLWTTSRVLKVLSVCSSNKPAIVEAGGMQALAMHLGNPSGRLVQNCLWTLRNLSDAATKVEGLEALLSSLVQVLASTDVNIVTCAAGILSNLTCNNQRNKVTVCQAGGVDALVRTVVSAGDREEITEPAVCALRHLTSRHVESEMAQNAVRLHYGLPSFFQVIVKLLQPPSRWPLVKAVVGLVRNLALCPANHAPLREHGAVHHLVRLLLRAFNDTQRQRTSVTGGGGAGGAYADGVRMEEIVEGAVGALHILAREGLNRTLIRQQNVIPIFVQLLFNEIENIQRVAAGVLCELAADKEGAEMIEAEGATAPLTELLHSRNEGVATYAAAVLFRMSEDKPHDYKKRLSMELTNSLFRDDHQMWPSDLAMQPDLQDMLGPEQGYEGLYGTRPSFHQQGYDQIPIDSMQGLDIGSGFNMDMDIGEEGATTNELAFPEPPHDNNNVAAWYDTDL
- the LOC116767209 gene encoding armadillo segment polarity protein isoform X2: MSYQIPSSQSRTMSHSNYGGSDVPMAPSKEQQTLMWQQNSYLVDSGINSGAATQVPSLTGKEDDEMEGDQLMFDLDQGFAQGFTQEQVDDMNQQLSQTRSQRVRAAMFPETLEEGIEIPSTQLDPAQPTAVQRLSEPSQMLKHAVVNLINYQDDADLATRAIPELIKLLNDEDQVVVSQAAMMVHQLSKKEASRHAIMNSPQMVAALVRAISNSNDLETTKGAVGTLHNLSHHRQGLLAIFKSGGIPALVKLLSSPVESVLFYAITTLHNLLLHQDGSKMAVRLAGGLQKMVALLQRNNVKFLAIVTDCLQILAYGNQESKLIILASQGPIELVRIMRSYDYEKLLWTTSRVLKVLSVCSSNKPAIVEAGGMQALAMHLGNPSGRLVQNCLWTLRNLSDAATKVEGLEALLSSLVQVLASTDVNIVTCAAGILSNLTCNNQRNKVTVCQAGGVDALVRTVVSAGDREEITEPAVCALRHLTSRHVESEMAQNAVRLHYGLPVIVKLLQPPSRWPLVKAVVGLVRNLALCPANHAPLREHGAVHHLVRLLLRAFNDTQRQRTSVTGGGGAGGAYADGVRMEEIVEGAVGALHILAREGLNRTLIRQQNVIPIFVQLLFNEIENIQRVAAGVLCELAADKEGAEMIEAEGATAPLTELLHSRNEGVATYAAAVLFRMSEDKPHDYKKRLSMELTNSLFRDDHQMWPSDLAMQPDLQDMLGPEQGYEGLYGTRPSFHQQGYDQIPIDSMQGLDIGSGFNMDMDIGEEGATTNELAFPEPPHDNNNVAAWYDTDL